Proteins from a single region of Apium graveolens cultivar Ventura chromosome 7, ASM990537v1, whole genome shotgun sequence:
- the LOC141675306 gene encoding dof zinc finger protein DOF5.4-like yields MQDMSIFSSGIDRRLRANNTINHQQALKCPRCDSLNTKFCYYNNYNLSQPRFYCKACRRYWTKGGVLRNVPVGGGIRKAKRSSKTKKSSTSEATADAEAAVTKSDSNSSSERSSLTATTSLHSCPNMFSFATMESPFIVPQTKETSFDNQNLIDPDNIAGSMFTHMMISTSALGYNIDDTSTFRSGNQNDDQVQQMHNNTRAGYLDQTSQIELKESEIKINNGGFTGVEWHVADHSDGGIFDLTGNVDEAYWSQSQWPHHSDSSFNFHLP; encoded by the coding sequence ATGCAAGATATGAGCATTTTCAGCAGCGGCATCGATCGGAGACTGCGAGCCAACAACACAATCAACCATCAGCAAGCCCTCAAATGTCCACGCTGCGACTCACTAAACACTAAATTCTGTTACTACAACAATTACAATCTCTCCCAGCCTCGTTTCTACTGTAAAGCCTGTCGCCGTTACTGGACTAAAGGCGGTGTTCTACGTAATGTTCCTGTTGGAGGCGGTATTCGCAAGGCTAAGCGATCTTCTAAGACTAAAAAATCATCCACATCTGAGGCCACTGCTGATGCCGAAGCTGCTGTCACAAAATCTGATTCGAATTCTAGTAGTGAGAGGTCTAGTCTCACCGCTACAACATCGTTGCATTCGTGTCCAAATATGTTCAGTTTTGCTACGATGGAGTCTCCGTTTATTGTACCTCAAACTAAAGAAACTAGTTTTGATAACCAAAACTTGATTGATCCGGACAATATTGCTGGATCAATGTTCACACATATGATGATCTCAACGTCTGCCTTAGGGTACAACATTGACGACACATCAACTTTCAGATCGGGGAATCAAAACGATGATCAGGTGCAACAGATGCATAATAACACGCGTGCTGGATATTTAGATCAAACATCTCAGATTGAGTTAAAAGAAAGCGAGATTAAGATAAACAACGGGGGATTCACGGGAGTGGAGTGGCACGTTGCGGATCATAGTGATGGAGGAATATTTGATTTAACAGGGAACGTTGATGAAGCATATTGGAGTCAATCTCAGTGGCCTCATCATAGTGACAGCTCTTTCAATTTCCACCTCCCATAA